A genome region from Microtus ochrogaster isolate Prairie Vole_2 chromosome 1, MicOch1.0, whole genome shotgun sequence includes the following:
- the Znf639 gene encoding zinc finger protein 639, which yields MNEYPKKRKRKTLHPSRYSDSSGISRITDGVSGIFSDHCYSVCSMRQPDLKYFDNKDDDSDPETSNDLPKFTDGTKARNRNQNYLVPSPVLRILDHTVFSTEKSADVEICDEECDSPESVPQHTQEESPIEVHTSEDVPIAVEVHAISEDYDIETENNSSESLQDQTEEEPPAKLCKILDKSQALNVTAQQKWPLLRANSSGLYKCELCEFNSKYFSDLKQHMILKHKRTDSNVCRVCKESFSTNMLLIEHAKLHEEDPYICKYCDYKTVIFENLSQHIADTHFSDHLYWCEQCDVQFSSSSELYLHFQEHSRDEQYLCQFCEHETGDPEDLHSHVVNEHARRLIELSDKCSGGGHGQCSLLSKITFDKCKNFFVCQVCGFRSRLHTNVNRHVAIEHTKIFPHVCDDCGKGFSSMLEYCKHLNSHLSEGIYLCQYCEYSTGQIEDLKIHLDFKHSADLPHKCSDCLMRFGNERELISHLPIHETT from the exons ATGAATGAAtatcctaaaaaaagaaaaaggaagactttacACCCTTCTCGTTATTCAG ATTCTTCTGGAATAAGCAGAATCACAGATGGAGTCAGTGGAATCTTTTCTGATCATTGTTACAGTGTCTGCTCTATGAGACAGCCTGACTTAAAATACTTTGACAACAAAG ATGATGATTCTGATCCTGAGACATCAAATGACTTGCCCAAATTTACAGACGGAACCAAGGCCAGAAACAGGAATCAGAACTACCTTGTTCCCAGCCCCGTGCTTAGAATTCTAGACCACACTGTCTTTTCCACAG AAAAGTCTGCTGATGTGGAAATCTGTGATGAAGAATGTGATTCACCCGAGTCTGTGCCTCAGCACACTCAAGAGGAGAGCCCGATAGAGGTTCACACCTCAGAAGACGTCCCAATTGCTGTGGAAGTTCATGCCATTTCTGAAGATTATGATATAGAAACAGAGAACAATTCCTCCGAGAGCCTCCAAGACCAGACTGAAGAAGAACCACCAGCTAAACTCTGTAAAATACTTGACAAGAGCCAAGCTTTGAATGTGACTGCCCAACAGAAGTGGCCTTTACTGAGAGCCAACAGCAGTGGCCTCTACAAGTGTGAACTTTGTGAATTTAACAGTAAGTACTTTTCTGACCTAAAGCAGCATATGATCCTGAAACACAAGCGCACTGACTCGAATGTGTGTCGAGTGTGTAAGGAAAGCTTTTCCACTAATATGCTTCTTATTGAGCACGCCAAACTTCATGAAGAAGACCCCTACATCTGTAAGTACTGTGACTATAAGACAGTGATCTTTGAGAACCTCAGCCAGCACATTGCGGACACCCACTTCAGCGACCACCTTTACTGGTGTGAGCAGTGTGACGTGCAGTTCTCCTCCAGCAGTGAGCTCTACCTGCACTTCCAGGAGCACAGCCGCGATGAACAGTACCTGTGCCAGTTTTGTGAGCACGAGACAGGTGACCCTGAGGACCTGCACAGCCACGTGGTCAATGAGCATGCTCGAAGACTGATAGAGCTGAGTGACAAGTGCAGCGGTGGTGGGCACGGGCAGTGCAGCCTTTTAAGCAAGATCACCTTTGACAAATGCAAGAACTTCTTTGTGTGTCAAGTATGTGGATTTCGTAGCAGACTTCACACAAACGTGAACAGACATGTTGCTATCGAGCATACTAAAATCTTCCCCCACGTTTGTGATGACTGTGGGAAGGGTTTTTCCAGCATGTTAGAATATTGCAAGCATCTAAATTCACATTTATCTGAAGGGATTTATTTATGCCAATATTGTGAATATTCAACAGGACAAATTGAAGATCTTAAAATTCATCTTGATTTCAAGCATTCAGCTGACTTGCCTCATAAATGCAGTGACTGCCTGATGAGGTTTGGGAATGAAAGGGAATTAATCAGTCACCTTCCAATCCATGAGACTACCTGA